The Hippocampus zosterae strain Florida chromosome 10, ASM2543408v3, whole genome shotgun sequence genome contains the following window.
GCTTCACTGCACACGTGACGGAATCAGAAGTTTTAGGGTTTGATCTAAGGCAACGGCGGTGAGGCCCCACACACGATGCTTCCCATTACGAAACACTGGCAGGGTGTATGCATACTTGTCCCCTGTGCGAAAGTGCGTGTACCCGCGGTTTTGAGGGTCACATAAATGGGACAAAGACAAGTTAAAAATCTCCTCCACCTGAAAACCAAGGACAAAAAGAgaatgccttaaaaaaaaaggaaaaaatgtcGGCTCTTGTTTCATTTTTGACATTATTAAAATGTGGTCTGGATGGGGGTAGACTTGTGCAGCAGTGTGGACAGCATTTaatgagttaagaaaaaaaaaacatatttgtactGAAGAGCCACCTAGAGCTATTCAAGTAAGCGGCATTTAAACAGCATGACTTTACCTCTCCGGGATTTGGTTTGAAGGACAGCTCCTCAAGAGGGCCCACGTAAGCCAACACAGGAGCCACCAA
Protein-coding sequences here:
- the nudt8 gene encoding nucleoside diphosphate-linked moiety X motif 8 isoform X3, which encodes MRWLQLSTKSGMLVAPVLAYVGPLEELSFKPNPGEVEEIFNLSLSHLCDPQNRGYTHFRTGDKYAYTLPVFRNGKHRVWGLTAVALDQTLKLLIPSRVQ